The following are encoded together in the Cheilinus undulatus linkage group 3, ASM1832078v1, whole genome shotgun sequence genome:
- the mmp19 gene encoding matrix metalloproteinase-19, protein METRELLLLLLNLCGAFCAVVQWTELNEAKAYLRKFGYLTDYADSENPENLEQVIEALRVFQRVNDLPPTGEIDEATLSVMREPRCGMEDNFNKKHHKFRVNGRWRKTSLTYRIYNYTPDMKKADVDSAIRAAFKYWSDVTPLTFREVSYGRADIKISFHKRDGYCNVPFDGPGRVLAHAELPESGIVHFDEDEFWTEGTHYGSNLRIIAAHEIGHALGLGHSEYRRALMAPIYTGYQPNFRLHFDDVKGIQALYGERLSSPLAGPTWTTSDDLTPTVSSREPEGKPDPCTADLDAIMLGPWGKTFAFSGDYVWTISDLGHNPPIKITKLWTTLPGNLNAAVHSPRTNKTYFFKGSKVWRYTRFSLDWGYPREVKRIAHSIDAALYLEKNKKLIFIKGSDHWQWDELKYNDLTHYPKPLSMLFSGVPSSPDAAFTWTNGKVFFFKGDEYWRMNEMLRADKGYPLSKRERWMQC, encoded by the exons ATGGAGACAAGggaactgctgctgctgctgttgaacCTCTGTGGAGCCTTTTGTGCAGTGGTGCAGTGGACAGAACTAAATGAAGCAAAG GCCTATTTGAGGAAGTTTGGCTACCTGACAGATTATGCCGATTCAGAGAACCCTGAAAACTTGGAGCAGGTCATTGAAGCTCTCAG ggTTTTTCAGAGGGTGAACGATCTGCCACCTACAGGAGAAATAGATGAAGCTACTCTAAGTGTGATGAGAGAGCCCCGCTGTGGCATGGAGGACAACTTCAACAAGAAACACCACAAATTCAGAGTGAACG GCCGTTGGAGAAAGACAAGTCTGACGTATCGCATCTACAACTACACTCCTGATATGAAGAAGGCAGACGTGGACTCTGCCATCCGTGCTGCCTTCAAGTACTGGAGCGATGTGACCCCTCTGACCTTCAGAGAAGTCAGCTATGGACGAGCGGACATTAAGATCTCCTTTCATAAGAGGGACGGCTACTGCAATGTCCCATTTGATGGCCCTg GACGTGTTCTGGCCCACGCTGAGTTACCTGAGTCTGGTATCGTCCACTTTGATGAAGATGAGTTCTGGACAGAGGGGACACATTATGGCTCTAATCTGCGTATAATAGCCGCCCATGAAATCGGACACGCCCTTGGCCTTGGTCACTCTGAGTACAGGAGAGCGCTGATGGCTCCAATCTACACCGGGTACCAACCAAACTTTAGGCTGCATTTTGATGATGTCAAAGGCATCCAGGCATTATATG GCGAACGTCTGAGCAGCCCTTTAGCAGGGCCTACATGGACAACATCAGATGATCTGACTCCCACAGTGAGCAGCCGTGAGCCTGAGGGCAAACCTGACCCCTGCACTGCTGACCTGGACGCCATCATGTTAG GTCCATGGGGGAAAACCTTTGCATTCAGTGGTGATTACGTGTGGACCATCTCTGATCTGGGACACAACCCACCCATAAAGATCACCAAGCTGTGGACCACCCTCCCTGGAAACCTGAACGCTGCTGTGCACTCTCCAAGAACCAATAAgacttattttttcaaag GCAGTAAAGTGTGGAGATACACCAGGTTCAGTCTGGACTGGGGATACCCCAGAGAGGTCAAACGGATCGCTCACAGTATCGATGCTGCTCTTTACCTGGAGAAGAACAAGAAGCTGATCTTTATTAAG GGTTCAGATCACTGGCAGTGGGATGAGCTGAAGTACAATGACTTGACCCATTACCCCAAACCACTCTCCATGCTCTTCTCTGGGGTCCCATCCAGCCCGGACGCAGCCTTCACCTGGACCAATGGGAAGGTCTTCTTCTTCAAGGGAGATGAATACTGGCGCATGAATGAGATGCTAAGAGCCGACAAAGGATACCCACTAAGCAAGAGGGAGCGCTGGATGCAATGCTAG
- the suox gene encoding sulfite oxidase, mitochondrial, whose protein sequence is MLLLRRCHSLTRFVSFNTHRYQVAPAVAWCAARLLSSSSEEQRWYRHAHGPRWRHAVAGLLAGTGAVLAYGLHHHQAEQSDSVSVQTVEQTSALPVFTQEEVHSHRTVEDGVWVTYKGGVYDITEFVAMHPGGEKILLAAGGALEPFWALYAVHNSEHVLEILSEYKVGELSAEDQKKQQTVKSSDPYSSDPERHPAMRINSLKPFNAEPPPEILSDSYITPSAIFFKRNHLPVPQVDPESYQLQVEVEGQSEGGLSLSLKDLKTKFQKHTITATLQCAGNRRSEMNKVKQVKGLNWGIAAISNATWSGARLRDVLMAAGYRSNMSQKMRHVQFEGLDKDVTGTTYGASIPLNKALSEEGDVLLAYEMNGEDLPADHGYPVRVIVPGTVGARNVKWLGKIIVSAEESSSHWQQNDYKGFSPGTDWDTVDFKSAPAIQELPIQSAITTPADGTVVDRSSEEVTVKGYAWSGGGREVVRVDVSVDGGKTWQVAQLRNSEKGQEPQPSPPPGRAWAWKLWEVTAPLPPEAQEIEIVCKAVDNSYNMQPDTVPPIWNLRGVLSNAWHRVKVKIREDESEE, encoded by the exons ATGCTGCTTCTCAGACGCTGTCACAGCCTGACTCGATTTGTCTCTTTCAATACTCACAG GTATCAAGTAGCACCTGCTGTGGCATGGTGTGCGGCTCGTCTCTtgagcagcagcagtgaagagCAGAGATGGTACAGACATGCACATGGGCCCAGGTGGAGACATGCTGTGGCAGGACTGCTGGCTGGGACAGGTGCTGTTCTGGCTTATGGCCTCCACCATCACCAG GCTGAGCAGTCAGACTCCGTCAGCGTGCAGACCGTAGAGCAGACCTCGGCTCTCCCAGTCTTCACCCAGGAAGAGGTCCACAGTCACCGCACTGTGGAAGATGGCGTGTGGGTCACATACAAAGGTGGTGTCTACGACATCACAGAGTTTGTGGCCATGCACCCAGGTGGGGAGAAAATCTTGCTGGCAGCAGGAGGAGCTCTTGAACCCTTTTGGGCACTTTATGCTGTACACAACTCAGAACATGTGCTTGAAATCCTCTCAGAGTATAAG gttGGTGAGCTGAGTGCGGAGGACCAGAAGAAGCAGCAGACTGTTAAATCATCTGATCCTTACTCCTCTGATCCTGAGCGTCACCCTGCAATGAGGATCAACAGCCTGAAGCCCTTCAACGCAGAGCCGCCTCCTGAAATCCTCTCTGACAGCTACATCACCCCCTCTGCTATCTTCTTCAAGAGAAACCACCTGCCTGTCCCTCAGGTGGACCCTGAGTCTTATCAGCTgcaggtggaggtggaggggcAATCTGAAGGAGGGCTGTCATTATCTTTGAAAGATTTAAAGACCAAGTTCCAGAAACACACAATCACAGCTACGCTGCAGTGTGCTGGAAACCGCCGCTCTGAAATGAACAAGGTGAAGCAGGTCAAAGGACTGAACTGGGGCATCGCTGCCATCAGTAATGCTACGTGGAGTGGTGCGAGGCTCAGGGACGTTCTGATGGCTGCTGGTTATCGTTCCAACATGTCTCAGAAGATGCGTCATGTTCAGTTTGAAGGACTGGATAAAGACGTGACTGGGACAACCTACGGTGCTTCCATTCCTCTAAACAAAGCCCTTAGTGAGGAAGGTGATGTGCTCCTTGCTTATGAAATGAACGGTGAGGATCTCCCTGCTGACCATGGCTACCCTGTGCGTGTCATAGTCCCGGGCACGGTCGGCGCTCGTAATGTTAAATGGTTGGGAAAGATCATCGTGAGTGCAGAAGAGAGCAGTAGCCACTGGCAGCAGAACGACTACAAGGGCTTCTCCCCTGGGACCGACTGGGATACAGTGGACTTCAAGAGTGCCCCAGCCATCCAAGAGCTTCCCATCCAGTCAGCCATCACCACACCAGCGGATGGCACCGTGGTGGATCGCAGCTCTGAGGAGGTGACGGTGAAAGGCTATGCCTGGAGCGGCGGGGGCAGAGAGGTGGTGCGTGTGGACGTCTCTGTAGATGGAGGGAAGACATGGCAGGTGGCCCAGCTGAGGAACAGCGAGAAGGGACAAGAACCTCAACCTTCACCACCACCAGGAAGAGCGTGGGCGTGGAAGCTGTGGGAGGTGACggctcctcttcctccagaGGCTCAGGAGATTGAGATTGTTTGCAAAGCAGTAGACAACAGTTACAACATGCAGCCAGACACGGTACCTCCCATCTGGAACCTGCGGGGCGTGCTGAGTAATGCCTGGCATCGAGTGAAGGTGAAGATCAGAGAGGACGAGAGCGAAGAATAG
- the mcrs1 gene encoding microspherule protein 1 → MQAGDPVVGTPMAVAGGQSRSEDEESLGIKDVKRTATQAFGSVVPKRRSSSRSIKRKKFDDELVESSLVKSSSRVKGPPVIEPVRCSGSEPSSSEKKKVTKSGTALTPPLAMVINPAPITKRVKKSKQPLHITKDLGRWKPTDDLLLINAVLQTTDLTSVHLGVKFSCRFTLREIKERWYALLYDPVISKLAWQAMRQLHPEAIAAIQSKALFSQAEEALLAKIGSTSQPKLDVFQELLSKHPGVFHPSRTPKSLLVHWQLLKQYYLLDDQSVQPLPKGDQVLNFSDAEQMVDDVKLKESRDEVLEHELMISDRHQKKEIRQLEQELPRWQVLVDSITGMSMPDFDNQTLAALRGRMVRYLMRSREITLGRATKDKPIDVDLSLEGPAWKISRKQGIIKLKNNGDFFIANEGRRPIYIDGRPVLSGNKWKLNNNSVVEIAGLRFVFLINLELISLIKAEAAKMTQQ, encoded by the exons ATGCAGGCTGGTGACCCTGTTGTTGGAACACCGATGGCAGTAGCAGGTGGTCAGAGTCGGTCGGAGGATGAAGAGTCACTTGGAATAAAAGATGTAAAGAGGACAGCAACCCAAGCGTTTGGCAGTGTGGTTCCCAAGCGCAGGAGTTCCTCAAG GTCAATAAAGAGAAAGAAGTTTGACGATGAGTTGGTTGAAAGCAGTCTTGTGAAGTCATCCAGCCGAGTCAAAGGCCCTCCTGTCATAGAGCCTGTCCGCTGTTCAGGAAGTGAACCATCAtccagtgagaaaaaaaag GTGACAAAGTCAGGGACAGCTCTCACACCACCTCTGGCAATGGTAATCAACCCTGCGCCCATCACTAAAAGAGTGAAGAAAAGTAAGCAGCCTCTGCATATTACCAAAGACCTGGGACGATGGAAACCTACTGATGACCTGCTACTGATAAATGCAGTGTTGCAG ACCACAGACCTAACCTCTGTTCACCTTGGGGTCAAATTTAGCTGTCGTTTCACATTGCGAGAAATCAAAGAGAGGTGGTACGCTCTCCTCTACGATCCTGTTATCTCAAA GTTGGCATGGCAGGCTATGCGCCAGCTACACCCAGAGGCCATTGCTGCAATTCAAAGCAAAGCTCTTTTTAGTCAAGCTGAGGAAGCCCTGCTGGCTAAGATTGGTTCT aCCAGTCAGCCCAAACTGGATGTGTTTCAGGAGCTTCTGAGCAAACACCCTGGTGTCTTTCACCCATCACGCACTCCCAAGAGTCTACTGGTGCACTGGCAGCTTTTAAAGCAGTACTACCTACTGGATGACCAGAGTG TCCAGCCACTTCCTAAAGGTGACCAGGTCCTCAACTTCTCTGATGCTGAGCAGATGGTTGATGATGTTAAGCTGAA GGAGAGCAGAGATGAAGTGTTGGAACATG AGTTGATGATTTCTGATCGTCACCAGAAAAAAGAGATCCGACAGTTAGAGCAGGAGTTGCCTCGTTGGCAGGTCCTGGTCGACAGTATCACAG GGATGAGCATGCCTGACTTTGACAACCAGACACTGGCAGCGTTACGTGGAAGAATGGTACGCTACCTCATGAGGTCGAGAGAG ATCACATTGGGCAGAGCCACCAAGGACAAACCTATAGATGTTGATCTCTCACTGGAGGGACCAGCCTGGaaaatatcaagaaaacaaG GAATTATTAAGCTGAAGAATAATGGGGACTTCTTCATCGCCAATGAGGGCAGACGACCCATCTACATAGATGGCAGACCTGTCCTGTCAGGCAACAAGTGGAAACTCAACAACAATTCAGTGGTGGAG ATTGCAGGTCTTCGCTTTGTGTTTCTGATTAACCTGGAGCTCATCTCGCTCATAAAAGCTGAGGCAGCAAAGATGACACAGCAGTGA
- the LOC121528681 gene encoding 25-hydroxyvitamin D-1 alpha hydroxylase, mitochondrial: MLVTVRKMLQQALRVSGRSAFPLVKWMERWAEGAVPEGGTAKALRTLDDMPGPSVASFAWDLFAKRGLSRLHELQVEGAQRYGPMWKASFGPILTVHVADPALIEQVLRQEGQHPMRSDLSSWKDYRKLRGHHCGLLTAEGQEWQAVRSLLGKHMLRPKAVEAYDQTLNSVVSDLIGKLRLRRTSQGLVTDIASEFYRFGLEGISSVLFESRIGCLDEVVPEETERFIQSINTMFVMTLLTMAMPSWLHQLFPKPWNIFCQCWDYMFDFAKGHINQRLTAEAEKVARGEKVEGRYLTYFLSQTGLPMKTVYSNVTELLLAGVDTISSTMSWSLYELSRHPKLQASLRDEVLSRLGDKKLPVAADVARMPLLKATVKEVLRLYPVIPANARVITERDIEVGGYQIPKNTLITLCHYATSRDPAVFPNPDEFQPHRWLSKDQSHHPYASVPFGVGKRSCIGRRIAELELYLALARILLEFDVKPDPEGISVKPMTRTLLVPENVISLQFIER, from the exons ATGCTCGTTACTGTGAGAAAGATGCTGCAGCAAGCTCTCAGAGTGTCCGGCCGGAGTGCCTTCCCCCTGGTCAAGTGGATGGAGAGGTGGGCTGAGGGCGCAGTGCCGGAGGGGGGCACCGCCAAGGCGTTGAGGACGCTGGACGACATGCCCGGACCGTCGGTCGCCAGCTTCGCCTGGGACTTGTTCGCTAAACGGGGACTGTCACGGCTACACGAGCTGCAG GTGGAAGGTGCACAGCGGTATGGACCCATGTGGAAAGCAAGCTTTGGCCCCATTCTGACCGTTCATGTAGCCGACCCTGCCCTCATCGAGCAGGTCCTGAGGCAGGAGGGCCAGCACCCAATGCGTTCTGACCTCTCCTCCTGGAAGGACTACAGGAAGCTCAGAGGACACCACTGTGGACTCCTGACAGC TGAGGGGCAGGAGTGGCAGGCGGTGAGAAGTCTCTTGGGGAAGCACATGCTGCGGCCGAAGGCGGTCGAAGCGTATGATCAGACCCTGAACAGCGTGGTCAGTGACCTCATTGGCAAACTGAGGCTTCGCAGGACTTCTCAAGGCCTCGTCACTGACATCGCCAGCGAGTTCTACCGCTTTGGCCTGGAGG GTATTTCCTCAGTATTGTTTGAATCCAGAATCGGCTGCCTGGATGAGGTCGTCCCAGAAGAGACAGAGCGTTTCATCCAGTCAATCAACACCATGTTTGTGATGACACTTCTCACCATGGCTATGCCCAGCTGGCTGCACCAGCTGTTTCCTAAACCCTGGAACATCTTCTGTCAGTGCTGGGACTACATGTTTGACTTTG CGAAAGGTCACATCAACCAGCGTCTGACAGCTGAAGCAGAGAAGGTCGCCCGTGGGGAGAAGGTGGAAGGCCGTTATCTCACCTACTTCTTATCTCAAACTGGGCTGCCTATGAAGACTGTCTACAGCAACGTTACAGAGCTGCTTCTCGCAGGGGTTGACACG ATATCCAGTACAATGTCCTGGTCATTGTACGAGCTGTCACGTCACCCCAAGCTGCAGGCCTCGCTGCGGGACGAGGTGCTGAGCAGGCTGGGAGATAAAAAATTACCAGTAGCGGCTGATGTGGCTCGCATGCCGCTCCTGAAGGCCACAGTAAAAGAAGTGCTCAG gttGTACCCTGTCATTCCTGCCAATGCAAGAGTCATCACAGAGAGAGACATCGAGGTTGGAGGATACCAAATACCTAAAAAT ACTCTGATCACCCTGTGCCACTACGCCACATCACGGGACCCTGCAGTGTTTCCAAATCCAGATGAATTCCAGCCTCATCGATGGTTGAGCAAGGACCAATCCCATCACCCGTATGCCTCTGTGCCGTTTGGTGTGGGAAAACGCAGCTGCATAGGTCGAAGAATTGCTGAGCTGGAGCTCTACCTCGCTCTTGCCAGG ATCCTCTTAGAGTTCGATGTGAAGCCGGACCCTGAAGGGATTTCCGTGAAGCCCATGACACGAACGCTTTTagttcctgaaaatgtcatcagcCTCCAGTTTATTGAACGATGA